A single region of the Penaeus chinensis breed Huanghai No. 1 chromosome 41, ASM1920278v2, whole genome shotgun sequence genome encodes:
- the LOC125047461 gene encoding guanine nucleotide-binding protein subunit alpha homolog isoform X3, translating to MARVTIFSCACCLRALWTPEEIEQHTRSQQIDKEIQKDRQRYRRQVLLDARDKLRIPWGDPSREPYGQHVMKFMGSMSLDRHVFLEYVPSVKELWKDSGIRLAYSRRAEFQLTDSVSYFFENLDRIGVLEYIPTEKDILHCRKATKAITEFTIPIQNVPFLFVDVGGQRTQRQKWFQCFESVTSIIFLASSSEFDQRLLEDRITNRLEESLNIFGTIVNNRSFRDVSIILFLNKTDLLIQKVRSRQSNISHYFTDFVGNPHDERDVQQFILHKFVEQRRADNNRRPLFHHFTTAVDTENIKVVFNSVKDTILQRNLETLMLQ from the exons ATGGCGCGGGTGACCATCTTCAGCTGCGCCTGTTGTCTGAGAGCTCTATGGACACCAGAAGAG ATAGAGCAGCACACAAGATCACAACAAattgataaagaaatacaaaaagaccGGCAAAGATACAGACGGCAG gtGTTGCTAGATGCAAGAGACAAGCTCAGAATACCCTGGGGAGATCCATCACGAGAACCTTATGGGCAACATGTAATGAAATTTATGGGGTCTATGTCCCTTGACAGACATGTATTTCTTGAATATGTACCCAGTGTCAAGGAGTTGTGGAAGGACTCAGGCATCCGTCTAGCTTACAGCAGACGAGCAGAATTCCAGTTg ACTGACAGTGTATCATACTTTTTCGAAAATTTAGACAGAATAGGTGTTCTG gaATACATCCCCACAGAGAAGGACATTCTCCACTGCCGCAAAGCCACCAAAGCAATCACAGAATTcacaatacctattcaaaatgtACCGTTTCTCTTTGTGGATGTAGGAGGGCAGCGTACACAAAGACAAAAGTGGTTCCAGTGTTTTGAGAGTGTTACCTCAATAATATTCTTAGCATCATCCTCAGAGTTCGACCAAAGGTTGTTGGAAGATAG GATCACAAATAGGTTAGAAGAGTCGCTCAACATCTTTGGAACAATAGTGAACAACCGAAGTTTTCGTGATGTTTCCATCATTCTCTTCCTAAACAAGACTGATCTCCTTATTCAGAAAGTCAGATCAAGACAAAGCAACATTTCCCATTATTTTACAGATTTTGTG GGCAATCCACATGATGAAAGAGATGTCCAGCAGTTTATCTTGCACAAGTTTGTGGAACAACGGCGAGCAGATAACAATCGACGGCCATTGTTTCACCATTTTACAACAGCTGTTGACACAGAAAACATAAAAGTTGTCTTTAACTCTGTGAAGGACACCATTCTCCAACGTAATTTGGAAACACTTATGCTCCAGTGA
- the LOC125047461 gene encoding guanine nucleotide-binding protein subunit alpha homolog isoform X2 codes for MARVTIFSCACCLRALWTPEEIEQHTRSQQIDKEIQKDRQRYRRQVKLLLLGAGESGKSTFLKQMRIIHGYRFGHDEVDEYRETIYKNIVMGMKVLLDARDKLRIPWGDPSREPYGQHVMKFMGSMSLDRHVFLEYVPSVKELWKDSGIRLAYSRRAEFQLTDSVSYFFENLDRIGVLEYIPTEKDILHCRKATKAITEFTIPIQNVPFLFVDVGGQRTQRQKWFQCFESVTSIIFLASSSEFDQRLLEDRITNRLEESLNIFGTIVNNRSFRDVSIILFLNKTDLLIQKVRSRQSNISHYFTDFVGNPHDERDVQQFILHKFVEQRRADNNRRPLFHHFTTAVDTENIKVVFNSVKDTILQRNLETLMLQ; via the exons ATGGCGCGGGTGACCATCTTCAGCTGCGCCTGTTGTCTGAGAGCTCTATGGACACCAGAAGAG ATAGAGCAGCACACAAGATCACAACAAattgataaagaaatacaaaaagaccGGCAAAGATACAGACGGCAG GTTAAACTTTTATTGTTGGGGGCGGGAGAATCAGGGAAATCGACCTTCCTGAAGCAGATGCGCATCATCCATGGCTACCGATTTGGACACGATGAGGTCGATGAATATAGAGAaactatttacaaaaatattgttATGGGCATGAAG gtGTTGCTAGATGCAAGAGACAAGCTCAGAATACCCTGGGGAGATCCATCACGAGAACCTTATGGGCAACATGTAATGAAATTTATGGGGTCTATGTCCCTTGACAGACATGTATTTCTTGAATATGTACCCAGTGTCAAGGAGTTGTGGAAGGACTCAGGCATCCGTCTAGCTTACAGCAGACGAGCAGAATTCCAGTTg ACTGACAGTGTATCATACTTTTTCGAAAATTTAGACAGAATAGGTGTTCTG gaATACATCCCCACAGAGAAGGACATTCTCCACTGCCGCAAAGCCACCAAAGCAATCACAGAATTcacaatacctattcaaaatgtACCGTTTCTCTTTGTGGATGTAGGAGGGCAGCGTACACAAAGACAAAAGTGGTTCCAGTGTTTTGAGAGTGTTACCTCAATAATATTCTTAGCATCATCCTCAGAGTTCGACCAAAGGTTGTTGGAAGATAG GATCACAAATAGGTTAGAAGAGTCGCTCAACATCTTTGGAACAATAGTGAACAACCGAAGTTTTCGTGATGTTTCCATCATTCTCTTCCTAAACAAGACTGATCTCCTTATTCAGAAAGTCAGATCAAGACAAAGCAACATTTCCCATTATTTTACAGATTTTGTG GGCAATCCACATGATGAAAGAGATGTCCAGCAGTTTATCTTGCACAAGTTTGTGGAACAACGGCGAGCAGATAACAATCGACGGCCATTGTTTCACCATTTTACAACAGCTGTTGACACAGAAAACATAAAAGTTGTCTTTAACTCTGTGAAGGACACCATTCTCCAACGTAATTTGGAAACACTTATGCTCCAGTGA
- the LOC125047461 gene encoding guanine nucleotide-binding protein subunit alpha-13-like isoform X1, producing the protein MNYFNVAWLYRAVHGIFRTIIEPDILLECPRTCPGKCFPGMPGVEYGVMVKCQIEQHTRSQQIDKEIQKDRQRYRRQVKLLLLGAGESGKSTFLKQMRIIHGYRFGHDEVDEYRETIYKNIVMGMKVLLDARDKLRIPWGDPSREPYGQHVMKFMGSMSLDRHVFLEYVPSVKELWKDSGIRLAYSRRAEFQLTDSVSYFFENLDRIGVLEYIPTEKDILHCRKATKAITEFTIPIQNVPFLFVDVGGQRTQRQKWFQCFESVTSIIFLASSSEFDQRLLEDRITNRLEESLNIFGTIVNNRSFRDVSIILFLNKTDLLIQKVRSRQSNISHYFTDFVGNPHDERDVQQFILHKFVEQRRADNNRRPLFHHFTTAVDTENIKVVFNSVKDTILQRNLETLMLQ; encoded by the exons ATGAATTATTTTAACGTTGCATGGCTATATAGGGCAGTGCATGGCATATTCCGAACAATTATAGAGCCGGACATATTGCTAGAATGCCCGAGAACTTGTCCAGGAAAATGTTTTCCGGGAATGCCAGGTGTGGAATATGGTGTTATGGTGAAATGTCAG ATAGAGCAGCACACAAGATCACAACAAattgataaagaaatacaaaaagaccGGCAAAGATACAGACGGCAG GTTAAACTTTTATTGTTGGGGGCGGGAGAATCAGGGAAATCGACCTTCCTGAAGCAGATGCGCATCATCCATGGCTACCGATTTGGACACGATGAGGTCGATGAATATAGAGAaactatttacaaaaatattgttATGGGCATGAAG gtGTTGCTAGATGCAAGAGACAAGCTCAGAATACCCTGGGGAGATCCATCACGAGAACCTTATGGGCAACATGTAATGAAATTTATGGGGTCTATGTCCCTTGACAGACATGTATTTCTTGAATATGTACCCAGTGTCAAGGAGTTGTGGAAGGACTCAGGCATCCGTCTAGCTTACAGCAGACGAGCAGAATTCCAGTTg ACTGACAGTGTATCATACTTTTTCGAAAATTTAGACAGAATAGGTGTTCTG gaATACATCCCCACAGAGAAGGACATTCTCCACTGCCGCAAAGCCACCAAAGCAATCACAGAATTcacaatacctattcaaaatgtACCGTTTCTCTTTGTGGATGTAGGAGGGCAGCGTACACAAAGACAAAAGTGGTTCCAGTGTTTTGAGAGTGTTACCTCAATAATATTCTTAGCATCATCCTCAGAGTTCGACCAAAGGTTGTTGGAAGATAG GATCACAAATAGGTTAGAAGAGTCGCTCAACATCTTTGGAACAATAGTGAACAACCGAAGTTTTCGTGATGTTTCCATCATTCTCTTCCTAAACAAGACTGATCTCCTTATTCAGAAAGTCAGATCAAGACAAAGCAACATTTCCCATTATTTTACAGATTTTGTG GGCAATCCACATGATGAAAGAGATGTCCAGCAGTTTATCTTGCACAAGTTTGTGGAACAACGGCGAGCAGATAACAATCGACGGCCATTGTTTCACCATTTTACAACAGCTGTTGACACAGAAAACATAAAAGTTGTCTTTAACTCTGTGAAGGACACCATTCTCCAACGTAATTTGGAAACACTTATGCTCCAGTGA